GCGTCGATGCGAGCGATGGAAGAGTACCTCCTCGTCGCGACGCACCCCGACGTAGTCGGCGATTCCGAGCGGATCCGTTCGTTTCTCGAGCGATCGATCGAACACCACGAACAGGTCATAGAACAGTTGGAATTGGCCGCAGCGGAGATCGAGTCGAACGCGTTCGTGGACGATCGGTGATCACAAGACGGCCGATAATATAAAAGCCGGGACGCCCGAACAGACATCACCCCCGACGATGAAATTGGCATCCCCCACCGACTTCGACGTATTAGAGGCGCTCTCCGATGGAAAGCGGAACACGGCGGCGAACATCGCGATCGAGATCGATCGCGACCGCGCATACATCAACACCCGCTTGCCGATCCTCGCCGATCAAGGACTGCTCGAACGCATCGGTCCGGCCCCGAACAGCGGGCTCTACGAGATCACCGAAAAAGGGAAGCTCGCGAACCGACACCGAGAGGCGTACCACGACGAACAGACGGACTTCGAGGCGCTCTTGGAATCGAAACTCGAGAACTGAGTCGGATCGACGCACCGCCGACCGGCACCCCCCGAACGACTGTGGGTGAAGACAGCGACCTGACGACGCCTCGTGGCCTCTGTACCGATCATTCGGGGAACGATGACACCAATTCACGTCTCGTTTCGAGAATATATACTAACAGTAGGTATTATAAGTATATACTATTACATTCGATGATGCCAGACTCGCTGCGTGAACGCTCGAAGGCTCGAGTGAGACGTGACTCAACCGCGAAAAAACGACGCCATGCCCGCGTTCGACTCCGGACCAAAAGACCCGTCGCTCCGGCCGAACCGACGTCGAATCCGAGTCCGATCGTGAAATCGGATCGCGACGATCGACGATTGGGCGGCGGTCGATGAGTCCCCCCCATCCGGGCGTTCGGATCTGCGTCCTGTTTCTCTGTTTCAGCGTGCTCGCCGTGGCCGTCCCGGTCTCTGTGCCCGCCGCCACAGCGGCAGCGGCGAACGTCGAGACGGCCGACTACGAATACGACGCCAGCGACCTCTTGATCGACGACTCCGCAACGCGGAGCGCCCGATTGACGCTCACGCCGAACGGGAACGCCGAAGAGGGCGACACGCTCCGGATCGAACTCGACGGGGATCATCCGGGGTTCGACGTGTCGGGCGTCACCGACGCGACCGGCGACGACATCGGGATTTCGCCCGCGGCGACGACCGACGCGATCGAGATCGAGCTCACCGATCTGCGCGGGAAAGACGCGCTCTCAGACACAAACGTTTCGGTCGACGTCGAACTCACCGCCACGGACGCCGTCGCCGGTCGTGCCGCGACGTACGATGCGACCCCGATCGCGTCGGTGACGGCCGACGAGACGAGCGGCGATCTCGTCGGCGACGCCGTCATGCGCGTCACCGTCGACGGGCGGGCCGAGATCGAATTCGACGCGGACACTATTGATCAAGATTTGATTGGGGAAAATCTGCAAACACTTGACAGCGATCAGTTTGTTTTAACATTTTCTGAGGATTCGGTGTTGGTGGACGACGGAGACACGATCAATCTCTCAGTCAACCCGAAAATTATTAGCGAAGGTGATGAGGATGGTCTTAGAATTGTAAATGCTGCTGAAAGATCTACTTTAGATCAAAACATAAGCAGCATCGACGTCGCCACCTCCGGCGATGCCAACGTGCTCGACGGACACGACGACCAGATCACGATCACGGTCAACACCGTCGACGGCGAGCCGAAGCTGGTGTCGGGCGAAGCGGTCGCCGTCGGCGTCCAACTGGCCGTCGAGACCGAATCGATGAAGCGAGCTGCGGATCGCTACCGCGATGCCGACTTTCTCACCGTCGACGTCGAGGGGGAGGACAACGCCGCGTTGACGAAAAATAGCGACGTACGGACCGAATCACCGGTCGTCTTGAACATCTATCCCGGCGAAGCGGGATCGGACGGATTCGAACTCGACGGGATCGAGTCGGGCGACGAGTTCGGCATCGGGGAGGGCCGGAGACTCTCGATCGACGGGGTCGACGACCGCTTCGGGAACGAGATTCCACGCGCGAAGGTGAATATCACGCTGAGTGGTCACGAGACGTACACGTACGACGGGGTCTGGACGGCGACCGATGGAACGAACGGGATAGTCGTCGGTGAGGACGGAGCGCTCGACGCTCCGGTCGGTGCGTTCGATCTGTCCGTCGAGGTGATCGACGTACCGGGGCCGGCCACGCAGTCGCGAAACACCGGCTCGGACGTCACCGAGCGCGCGTCAGGGGTCGGCGTGTATCCCGACAACGTGACGCTCGAGACGACGACGCAGTATCGCGATTTCGACGTTGACGGTGACGCCACGATCGAGGTCGAAGTCGATCTCGGCGTCTCGGACGAACGCATCGATCGGCTCGATCTCGAACTGCGCCGCGAGGGCGGCAACGGGACCGTGCGCTTCGAGCGCGACGGCGGCGCGCCGACGGCGACCGATCCGTGGGAAGAGACCGGTTACGGGGGCGACGGACACCTCGGACAGGAGAACGCTTGGATGATCGAGCGCGATCTCACGGCGGCGGATTTCGACGGCGGCACCCGGCGGTACGTCCTCGACGCCGACGTGGCGGACCGATACGAAATCGGCGTCGCGGTGATGCCGTCCGAGGGTCGCCTCGTGCCCGACGCATCGAAGGTGGCAACCTCGCTCTCCACCGACCCCGGCGGGGCGAATCGGGATCGGACGGAGATCGTGGCCACCGGATCGATCGACGCCGTCTCGAACGTCTCGGTGCGATCCGGTCACGAGTTCGTCGGCGTCGACGCGGACGAGGGAGCTGGCGTCCGAGTCGAGTTCGAGGGGTTCGAGGACGCGAACGGGAACGCGATAACCAACACCGACGAGGCGGTACCGGTGGGGCTTGGAAACACTGACATCGGCGATGTCAGTCCGGTCGCGGGTGAATCGTCGACCACGGTGCAGGTCGATCCGACGACGATCGACGGCGGTGCGGTCGAGATCGGGACCGACGCCGAGGTGACAGTCGAGGTCGCCGACGGAACGCAGCGAAATCGGACGAATCTCACGCTGGTCCACCGGGCGATAGAGCGTTCCGGAGGCGCGTGGCGGACCGGATCGATCAGCCAACCCGCGACGCTGTACGTCGATGCGGAAGGGTCGCGCGATCTCGCCCAGTGGAACCCCGAAACGGGGACCTACGTCGGGATCTCGGCGAACGGCTCCTCGGATACGCTCGAATCCCACCGGATCGGACACGAACAGTTGCATCGGGGGATGTACGCGTACGCCGAATCCGGTTCGCTTCGAATCGGCTTCGAGTACGTCACAACCGCAGACGAGGCGATCGGCACCGATTCGATAGAACTCGAACCGGGATGGCACTTCGGGAGCTCGAACTACGGTGTTTCGACGCATGCGACGCGAAGACTTGAACGCGACGCGAACTGGGTCGACGACACGTTCGGCAACGCGGACGACGCGTTCGTCATCTGGGACGAGGACCGAACCGATCGGCTTCATGACACCACGTCGGGGATCGAAATCGACGGCGCCGACGAACCGATCGGACACGACGACGCCTACTGGATCGAGGTGGAGGAAACCGACGATCCCCTGGTCCGACGGATCGTCTCCCCGACGTACTCGAGGAGCGAGGGGGGAGACGAGTGAATTGGACGAGCGAGTCGCGTCTGCGTCGGAAAGCCGCCGTGTTCCGGTGTCTTTTCGTGTGTCTCGTGATCGTCGCTGCGCTCGGTATCGGTGTCGCCCCCGAGGTCGTGGGAGCCAGCGGTGAGGCACCGGGAGAGCCGGCATCGTTCTTCGGCACGGCGGTCGACGAGAACGGAGACGCGCTGCCCGCCGGAAGCACAATCGTCGCCGTGGTAAACGGCGAATCGGAGGGAACGATCACCGTCGAGCCAGCCGGCGAGTACGGCGGTGAGAGAGCCTTCGACGACAAGCTGCGAATCGACAGCGCGGCCGGCGACAGAGTGACCTTCCGATTTGCCGATTCGGACGGCCCGAGCGCCGGATCGGTCGAACTGCACCCCGGCGTCTTCGAGAGGAACTTGACCTTTCCCGCGGCTACCGTCGAGTACGTCGATCCGCATGCGGTCGCGAACGCCGAACCGACGGCGGTCGCCCCGGGTGAGGAGATCGCGCTCGATGGGTCCAATTCGACGGCCTACGGAGGGGCGGGAATCGAAACGTACCGATGGTCGATCGAGCGGGACGGCGAGGACGTCGCAACGCTCAGTGGAGAGGTGGTGTCTGGACGGTTCGACGAAAGCGGTACGTACGACGTGAAACTTCGGGTTACTGACGGAGACGAGCGAACGAACGGGACACACACGACGTTCGACGTCGATCCGACGCTCGAAACGACAGCAGCCACCGGCGACGGTTCGAATTCCGAGCTGGGGGGTGGTTCCGGAATCGAAGGCGACAGCGGCGGGACGACGGAGACGCAGGTGACCCCGACGCCCGAAGCGCCGAGTGCGTCGAGCGAATCGGCCTCGGCTGGTGACGGGATGACCGGCGGTGGTTCAACCGGCGGTGAAACGACTGGTGGGGAGTCGGCAGCGCGATCGAGCGGCGGGTCGACCGGAGGATCGAGCGGCGGGTCGAGCAGCGGATCCGTATCCGACGGTGGCGATCAAGAGCCGGACTCGGAGTCGATCCCAGCGCGCTCTCCCGGGGACGAAACGAGCGGTGGATTCGAGATTCCCGACGACCCGATCACCCACGAAAGGTTCGATATCGACGACGACGCACCGAATGCGTCTGGGACCACCGTCGCCTTTGACGAGCCACCGCTCCACGAGATCGTGCTGCAAAACGGCTCGGCGAGCGGCGAGCTGTCGGTGTGGGAGTTCGACTCGCTCGCCGACGGGTCGCCGCCGCTCCCGAACGACCTTCGGATCGCTTCGGTGTCGCTGATCACCGTTCCACCGGTCCACCGGGACGATCCGGCGATCGTTCGGGCGACCGTCGATCGTGAATGGCTGGCGGCAAACGGCCTCCGAGCGGGCGAACTGACCGTCTATCGGCTCCCCAAAAGGACGGCCGAGTGGCAACCTCTGCCGACGGAAACCACTGAGGTCGACGACGGTATCCTCGTCGAGGCCCAGACGCCGGGGTTTTCGCAGTTCGTCATCGCCGGATCGGTCGCCCCCGCACGAACCGCGACATCGGGCAAGTCGACTGAGACCTCACCCCACAAAAACACCGGTGGAGCCGATGGGAACGCGACGAGACAAGCGAACGAGAGTACACGGGAGTCAGCCGACGACAGCGCGGTTTCGATCGTTCGATCGATACCCGATCGGCCGACGGCGGCGCTCCTCGCGTTGCTCGCCGTCACCGGGCTTGTCGGCTGGATATTCGTTCCGCGCCGCCAGAGGTGACCGATCACGACGAGCGACCCGAAACCGTTGAACAACGGTTTTAGTGCCGTTGTGTGAACTGCAGCCATGGAGTTCGGCGTCGACGAAGCCGGCAAGGGGCCAGTGTTGGGATCGATGTTTGCGGCGGCGATACGGGCATCGAGAGCGGAGCTGCCCGACGGGATCGGCGACTCGAAGCGGCTGACGATGCAACGGCGTGAAGACCTCGCCGCTCGTCTGCGCGAGAATCCGAACGTCGAAATCGGCGTCGCGGAGATCACGCCCGAACAGATCGACGCCGGCAACATGAACGAACTTGTCGTCTCGGCGCACGCGAAGGCGGCCGACGCAGTCGTTCAAGCCGGCGACGCGGGGCTCTGCGACGCAGGGGACGTCGATGCCGATCGGTTCGGGTCGCGGGTCGAAGCACGGATATCGACGTCCGTCGCGGTCGACGCGGTTCACCGTGCGGACGAGTCGGACGCGCTCGTCGGAGCGGCGAGCATTATCGCCAAGAGCGAACGCGAAGCGCACGTCGATTCGCTTCGGGATCGGTTCGGTGAGATCGGCAGCGGCTATCCGAGCGATCAAACGACGCGAGCGTTTCTGTCCCGATACTTCGGAGAACACGGCGAGTTCCCGTCGCCGACCCGTCGGTCGTGGGCGACGTGCGATTCGATCCGAGCGTCGGCGGAGCAGACCGACTTTGGGGATTTTTGACCGACTCGACCCCGGAAGAAACCTGTGCGGACGATAATCTCTATTACCTTTCAGTTGGGAGGGGTGGTATGGATGCGTTCGAGGCGTCGACCAATGTCCCGCGAGCTGGATTCGAGTTCGACCACCGGCCCGAGACCGACCAGCCGTTCGAGAACGCTCTGGAGAAGGCGCGATCAGGGATTCGGCTCGACGTCGAGGACGCAATCGAACTGCTGACGACGGGGACCGACACAGCTGGGATCGATCTCGTGCGGAAAGAGCAGGTGCTCGAAGCGGCCGACCGCCGCCGCGCCGAGGTCGTCGGCGAAGAGGTCACCTTCGTCACGAACATCAACAACAACGTGACCACCGCCTGCAACGTCGGCTGTCTGTTCTGTAACTTCAAGGATGCGGCACAGCGGTTCGAATCGAGCCACGACGGCGAGAACGAGGGGTTCACCAAGACCCCCGGTCAGTCCCGTGAGATCGTCCGCGACGCGGTCGAACGCGGCGTCTACGAGGTCACGTCGGTATCGGGGCTCCACCCAGCGCTGGCGCTCGACGACGAACACCACGAGATCCTCTCTGGGCTCGACGGCGAACACAACTACAAGCCGCCGGCGGCCTACGAGGTCGATCCGGGCACGTATCTCGAACAAATCGACGCGATGAGCGTCGACGGGGTTCACGTCCACTCGATGACGCCCGAAGAGGCCTATCACGCCCGCCGCGGAACCGGCTGGAGCTACGAGGACGTGTTCGAGCGGTTGCGCGACGCGGGGCTGGACTCGGTCCCCGGCACCGCGGCCGAGATCCTCGTCGAGGAGGTCAGAGAGGTCATCTGCCCCGGGAAAATCGGGACTGACGAGTGGCTCGAAGCGATGGAAGCGGCCGCGTCGGTGGGCCTCGGGACGACGGCGACGATCATGTACGGCCACGTCGAGAACGAGGCCCACCGGGCGCTGCATCTCGATCGAATCCGCGAGCTACAGGACAGAACTGACGCAATCACCGAGTTCGTACCGTTGTCGTTCATCCATCACGAGACGCCGCTCAAAGAACAGGGGATGGTCGAAGACGGGGCGTCAATCCACGAGGACGAGCTGATGATCGCCGTCTCGCGGCTGTATCTCGACAACATCGACCACATCCAGTCGTCGTGGGTTAAATACGGCGACGCGCAGGGGCTGAAGATGCTCACCTGCGGCGCGGACGACTTCATGGGGACGATCCTCTCCGAGGAGATCACGAAACGCGCCGGCGGCGAATTCGGCGAGTTCCGCTCCGTCCGCGAGTACGTAGACATGATCACCTCCATCGGGCGCGTGCCGGTCGAGCGATCGACCGATTATGAGATGCGTCGCCGGATCGATCCGAAGGCGGGGCCGTTCGGGCCGACGCTCGGGCCGAAAGCCGACGGCACGCCGCTTTTATAACTCCTTCGACGGTGCGGACCCCTTCGATCGACGCGTGAACTGCCGCAAGCGTGTTCGGACCTGTTGAGATCCGTAGCCGTCGACGACGTTTCGGGTTGAATCGGCCAGCATATCTGCTGAGGGAGTGTGTCTTGTGCAACAGAAATCATCGGACATACGTTCTTTGAACCGATACCGACGTGGGAGGGGAAGCTATTCTTCTATTACGAAGTCCTCGGTGTCGTCAGTGGATTCTTCTCGGTGGTGGTGTTCGGTATCGTGCTGCCGCTCACCGAATGACGAAGCCGGTCGACGAAAGCTGATTCTACCACTCGATTTGAATGGGCGAGTCCGAAAAGGTCACTCAACGGAATCGTGTATTCCGATGTTCTCGGAGGCTGGTCCGCGGCGACGGCGCGATTTAGTCGGCGCGATCCAACAGCGCGCGATAGCGCCGGCCGGCCGGTCCGTCGGCCTCGATCGCCGCCTCGATTCGCGGCGAGAGCCACGCTTCGGAGACGTATCGCTCGTGGACGGGCAAGCGCTCGGAGAGCGGAACGCCGGCCGTCTCGGCGATATCCTCGAGTTCCCGAAGCGCCGGCCAGGCGTACTCGGGGTTGATATGGTCGTCAGTGACCGGCGACACGCCGCCGAAGTCGTCGACGCCGCAGTCGAGAAGGTCTTCGACCGGCGCGAGGTTCGGCGGCGACTGGATGCTGATCTCCGGGGGCAGCGCGACCCGAGCCATGGCCGTCACGCGACGAATCGTTTCGAGGTCGGGCGAGTCCTCGCGCCACCGCTCGTTCTGGACGACCGGCTGGACGATGATCTCCTGGACGTGCCCGTAGCGTTCGTGCAGTTCCCGAATCGCGAGCAGGCTTTCCGCGCGGTCGCGCATCGTCTCGCCGATCCCGACGAGGATCCCCGTCGTGAAGGGCATCCCCAACTCGCCGGCCGTCGCGATCGTTGCGAGCCGCTGTCCCGGATCCTTCGCGCGCGGGCCGCCGTGGGCTTGCACCTCGGCGGTTGTTTCGAGCATGACGCCCATCGAGGCGTTCACGTCGGCGACGAGTTCCATCTGCCAGCGGGTCTGATCGCCGGGGTTCGAGTGCGGGAGGAGTCCGCACTCGAGGGCGATTTCGCACGCCTCCCGGAGATACGAGTGGATCGAATCGTGCCCCCACTCCGAGAGCTGGTCGTGAACCTCGGTGTAGCGATCGTCGGGATCGTCACCGAAGGTGAAAAGCGCCTCCGTGCAGCCGGCAGCCGCGCCCCGCTCGCAGATGTCGCTGATCTCGTCGGGCGACAACAGCGACGCTGCTCCGGGCGGATCGTAGTAGGTACAGTACGTGCAGGTGTACCGGCACGCGGTCGTCAGCGGGACGAACACGTTTCGCGCGAAGGAGAGTTCGTCCGCAGGCTCGACCGCCGACGGCGTCACGTCTACCAACCGATCCACGTCCGCCGTCGGAATCTCGATATCGACCCCGTAGTCCTCCGCGCCAAACACGTCTCCCAGTCGGGGGGAGGGGACATTAAAAGAATCGCTATCCGAGGGCGCTCGGAGCTACCGCGCTTGGCGGCGAACGGTTACGCGTCCGTCGGGGGTCGAGAGTTCGAAGCCGGCTGATCGGAGCCACTCGACGGATTCACCGGAGCCGTGTAACAACAGTTCGGCGAGATCCTCGGGTTCGTCGATGTCGACGGCGAGCCGAAACGAGTCGACCGCCGTCGCCTCGACGCCGACTTCTGACGCGATGCGCCGGTGATCGGCCACTGAGGCACCGTGATAATCGGTGTGAAAGTCTGGCTCCCGGACGACGAGCGCGTTCGTCCCGCCGCCGAGTCCCGGTGCGATAACGACCTCGCCCTCGGCTCCGAAGAGCCGCGAGAGCGCGTCCGGCGTCGCGAGCGCGAGGTCGGCCATGACGACCGCGACGGGGGGGTCCAGTCGGTCGTTGACCGCGGCGGTCAACGGTCGATCGTCGACGACGACCGGCCATTCGCTGTCGATCGGGTCCGTCGAGAGCACCGTCGGCGACGCGTCGGTCGCATCGATCGCAGAACAGACATCGCGGAGCATCGTGCGGGCGAATTCGACTCGTTCGTCCGGTTCGAGAACGGTCGCGAGTCGCGTCTTCGGCTCGCGGGCCGCGAACGGGACGAGGGCGTCCATCACCGGAGCCGGCTCGGTCCCTGCTGTCTGGATTTGTACACCCAGTAGCCGCCCCCGAGGAGAAGCGCCAGGACGATCACGGCACCGAGACCGAGGAGCGCGTTCCGGACGAGTTGACTCTGTGATGCCTCGCCTTGGGCCCGTTCGGCGTTGTTGATCGCGTTCTCGAAGTTCCCGCTCTCGTACGCGGAGATCGAGCTGTCGAGCGAGGATTGCGCTTCGTCCGATCCCGATCCCTCGACGGCGTCTCGCGCGTTGTCGATCGCGTTTCGCGCGTCGTCACTCTCTTGGGTGAAGTGGTGACTCTCATGGGAGTCGACCGGCTGTTCGGTGCCACCCTCGCGCTCCAGCGTGAACGCGGCGGCGGTGAACCGGTCCGGCGGATCGTAGCTGAAGTTCTCGATCTCGGGTGTCGTCCCGGTAACGCGGACCTCGATTCGGGCCGTTCCGTCGTCGATGTCAACCGATTGGGTCGCGTTCTGGCCGTCGATATCCTCGCGAGAGAGCTCGTCGTCGGCCTGGTTGTACTGTCTGATCGTCCACGTTGCGTTCTCGAGTTCCGTGCTCGAAACGAGCGTCCACCGTTCGAACTCGTCGAACAGTTCGGTTACTTCGAACGTCGCCTCGAAATCGGATCCGACTTCCGATTCCTCGGGAAGGTCGGTTGGCTCGCTCTGGACTGCCGCCGCCGGACCGGCGAACAGCGCGCTACACAACAGCACGGCAAAGAGAACGACGGCAAAAGACTTCCTACTGCTCATTGTCGCCGTATTCCAAGAGGTCCTCTAAATCACCTTCGCTCTGTGACTGGAGTTCCTTGCGCCGCTCTTCGGCCTCAATCGCCATCCGCTGCATCTCCTTGACGCGCGGCACGTCGGTGACGCCGGCCAAGACGACGATCGCGGCGACCTTCTGCTCGTTGGGGAGCGGGTAATCTCCGGCCCGAACCTCCATGCATTGGGTCTGGTCTTCGAGCCACTTGCGCGCTTTATCGATCCCCTTCCGGTTGAGCGCCTCCGGCGGTCCCGAAACTAACAGGAGCGCCCGCTCGGTGCTGTCGACCTCGCACTGAAGCGTCAGCTTCCCGAGCGTCGCCTTCCGGACGAGCGAGGTGATCCGATTCGTCGCATCGCCCGGCGTGGCAAAGCCGTTGTCCTCGTTTCGGCCGCGGAGTCGGTCGAGCAGCCCCTTGCTCTCGTTGTGGGGATCGACGAGTTCGCTCGCGTAACCGACGCTCGTGATCCCGTGGTCACCGAGCGTGTTGATTATCTCGGAGGCGTCGACGACGCTTTCGGCGACGTTGTCGCCGAGCGCCTCGACCTCGCCGGCCGAGAAGAGGGCTCCGAATCGGGTGATGATTTCGTCGTTGATCTCCGAGTATCCCTGGTCGAGACTCTCACCCCCCGTTTTGAACGCATCGTTGTCGAACGTCAACAGATTGTCGACCGATCCGGCGAAACGCTGGAACGACCGGGCGGCGTTGCGGTTGTAGATGCCCCCTTCATCCCGGCTCGGGAGAATCCCGA
This genomic window from Natronomonas salsuginis contains:
- the cofC gene encoding 2-phospho-L-lactate guanylyltransferase — its product is MDALVPFAAREPKTRLATVLEPDERVEFARTMLRDVCSAIDATDASPTVLSTDPIDSEWPVVVDDRPLTAAVNDRLDPPVAVVMADLALATPDALSRLFGAEGEVVIAPGLGGGTNALVVREPDFHTDYHGASVADHRRIASEVGVEATAVDSFRLAVDIDEPEDLAELLLHGSGESVEWLRSAGFELSTPDGRVTVRRQAR
- a CDS encoding DUF7860 family protein, with product MSCATEIIGHTFFEPIPTWEGKLFFYYEVLGVVSGFFSVVVFGIVLPLTE
- a CDS encoding PKD domain-containing protein, which produces MFRCLFVCLVIVAALGIGVAPEVVGASGEAPGEPASFFGTAVDENGDALPAGSTIVAVVNGESEGTITVEPAGEYGGERAFDDKLRIDSAAGDRVTFRFADSDGPSAGSVELHPGVFERNLTFPAATVEYVDPHAVANAEPTAVAPGEEIALDGSNSTAYGGAGIETYRWSIERDGEDVATLSGEVVSGRFDESGTYDVKLRVTDGDERTNGTHTTFDVDPTLETTAATGDGSNSELGGGSGIEGDSGGTTETQVTPTPEAPSASSESASAGDGMTGGGSTGGETTGGESAARSSGGSTGGSSGGSSSGSVSDGGDQEPDSESIPARSPGDETSGGFEIPDDPITHERFDIDDDAPNASGTTVAFDEPPLHEIVLQNGSASGELSVWEFDSLADGSPPLPNDLRIASVSLITVPPVHRDDPAIVRATVDREWLAANGLRAGELTVYRLPKRTAEWQPLPTETTEVDDGILVEAQTPGFSQFVIAGSVAPARTATSGKSTETSPHKNTGGADGNATRQANESTRESADDSAVSIVRSIPDRPTAALLALLAVTGLVGWIFVPRRQR
- the rnhB gene encoding ribonuclease HII; the protein is MEFGVDEAGKGPVLGSMFAAAIRASRAELPDGIGDSKRLTMQRREDLAARLRENPNVEIGVAEITPEQIDAGNMNELVVSAHAKAADAVVQAGDAGLCDAGDVDADRFGSRVEARISTSVAVDAVHRADESDALVGAASIIAKSEREAHVDSLRDRFGEIGSGYPSDQTTRAFLSRYFGEHGEFPSPTRRSWATCDSIRASAEQTDFGDF
- a CDS encoding tubulin/FtsZ family protein; this encodes MKLAMIGFGQAGGKVLDRFLEYDSSRGTGIIGHAVAVNSAKADLMGLDYVPNENRVLIGQSVVKGHGAGTEPELGEECATEDIEEIQTAIDRMISSEIDAFLIIAGLGGGTGSGGAPVLAEHLQRLYVEPVYGLGILPSRDEGGIYNRNAARSFQRFAGSVDNLLTFDNDAFKTGGESLDQGYSEINDEIITRFGALFSAGEVEALGDNVAESVVDASEIINTLGDHGITSVGYASELVDPHNESKGLLDRLRGRNEDNGFATPGDATNRITSLVRKATLGKLTLQCEVDSTERALLLVSGPPEALNRKGIDKARKWLEDQTQCMEVRAGDYPLPNEQKVAAIVVLAGVTDVPRVKEMQRMAIEAEERRKELQSQSEGDLEDLLEYGDNEQ
- a CDS encoding ArsR family transcriptional regulator, which produces MKLASPTDFDVLEALSDGKRNTAANIAIEIDRDRAYINTRLPILADQGLLERIGPAPNSGLYEITEKGKLANRHREAYHDEQTDFEALLESKLEN
- the cofG gene encoding 7,8-didemethyl-8-hydroxy-5-deazariboflavin synthase subunit CofG; translated protein: MFGAEDYGVDIEIPTADVDRLVDVTPSAVEPADELSFARNVFVPLTTACRYTCTYCTYYDPPGAASLLSPDEISDICERGAAAGCTEALFTFGDDPDDRYTEVHDQLSEWGHDSIHSYLREACEIALECGLLPHSNPGDQTRWQMELVADVNASMGVMLETTAEVQAHGGPRAKDPGQRLATIATAGELGMPFTTGILVGIGETMRDRAESLLAIRELHERYGHVQEIIVQPVVQNERWREDSPDLETIRRVTAMARVALPPEISIQSPPNLAPVEDLLDCGVDDFGGVSPVTDDHINPEYAWPALRELEDIAETAGVPLSERLPVHERYVSEAWLSPRIEAAIEADGPAGRRYRALLDRAD
- the cofH gene encoding 7,8-didemethyl-8-hydroxy-5-deazariboflavin synthase subunit CofH, with protein sequence MDAFEASTNVPRAGFEFDHRPETDQPFENALEKARSGIRLDVEDAIELLTTGTDTAGIDLVRKEQVLEAADRRRAEVVGEEVTFVTNINNNVTTACNVGCLFCNFKDAAQRFESSHDGENEGFTKTPGQSREIVRDAVERGVYEVTSVSGLHPALALDDEHHEILSGLDGEHNYKPPAAYEVDPGTYLEQIDAMSVDGVHVHSMTPEEAYHARRGTGWSYEDVFERLRDAGLDSVPGTAAEILVEEVREVICPGKIGTDEWLEAMEAAASVGLGTTATIMYGHVENEAHRALHLDRIRELQDRTDAITEFVPLSFIHHETPLKEQGMVEDGASIHEDELMIAVSRLYLDNIDHIQSSWVKYGDAQGLKMLTCGADDFMGTILSEEITKRAGGEFGEFRSVREYVDMITSIGRVPVERSTDYEMRRRIDPKAGPFGPTLGPKADGTPLL